The sequence TGTTATCTGGATGTGATATTTGACTACCAAACTACATGAAAAAACTCatcaattgtctttttttttttaaaaaaagtaagtgCTTATCAGATTGGCAGAGGCTAACTCAGATGCCTTTGAATTCACATAACtttaatatttagtaaaattaatTTGGTAAATTTAATCTTAAAACTCTCGAGTAATTTGCAATCTTACAACTATGTTATGTTAAACctcattttttttcacttgaaattTGGGTTACTAAATTAAAATAGTAAGAGCATAAAATGTTTTTGGTGAAGTTTATAAAACACAAGGATATGGATTTTGCCAAAAAAAAGTAGGTTTTTTCTAGTTAGGAAACTATTTAAGAGttgctttaaaataaaggaaaaattacaCAGATAAAAGTAAATAAGAAGAACAATTTAGCGAGGACAACAAAAGTTAACTCTGAGACCTGTGATTAccgagaagatacttgatatggaGGAAGGGCAAAAACATGTAACTATTAAAACCAGAGGGTATAATGCAAAGGAATTGTTCCACTTTTTAGATTGttatcagtttcttaaaaaaaaaaaaatctacgtAGTAGATTGTAAAAAATAACCACTTTAAGGGccaaattcttaattttaaatgtttcagaaTTTAAGAACTTGTTTGGGTTGATGCAGGACCCGTAGATCTCTATTAAGCAATCACTAATGAGTATATGTGATCCAAATGCACAGGAGGTTATTCTGGAGAGAACAACCAGCTTAGTGGACCAGACAGCACCACTAAAAGGTCTGTTGGCCCTGAGAAGGGGACTAGCCAACTCTCCCTATAAAACACCAAGTGCAGCACCCAGATGAAGCAGTGAATGTGCTTTGTATGCGAGCCATGTGGCATCTGTGTATATTTTCGTACTAGTaaatgctgttttagttactatggccttacagtataattgaaatcaggtaatgtgatgcctcctgGTTTGTTCTTTTTACAGAGAATTGTTTTAGCTCTTCAGGCTGGTTTTTGGTTCCAAAcgaatttaaaaattgctttctcTGTAATTCTGTTAAAGAAATGAGATTTGTAATCTgataggaattgtgttgaatctgtagcatgctttgggcaatatggtcattttaacaatattgattcttcccatttgTGAGCaaggaatatttttctgtttggttGTGTTGCCTACAGTtcctttcatcagcattttgtcATTCTCTGTGTAGAGGTGTTTCACCTCCTTCGTTAAATATACTCctcagtgtgtgtttgtgtttgtgtgttcttaatttggttctcagcttgaatggtattgatgtatagaaaggctactgatttttgtaGCTTGATTCTGTATCCagagactttactgaagtcacTTATCAAGTCTACGAGTCTTCTGGAAGAATCTTCAGGGTTTTCTTGGTATATGATCGTGTCATCAGCACACACAGATAATTTCACTTTCTGTTTTCCAATGTGGATGcactttctttctgttgcctgattgctctggctaggacttccagtactctgttgaataggagtggtgagagtggacatccttgtcttgttccatttcttgggaaaatgctttcatttctccCCATTCAatttgatattggctgtgggtttgtcatataaggctcttattattttggggtATGTTTCTTTCATGCCTAGTCTGTTGAGggattttatcatgaagggatattggaCTTTACTGAATGCTttatctgcatctattgagatgatcgtatGCTTTTTGTTCTTAGTTCACGTTTATGTCATGAGTCACCTTTATTGactttgcatatattgaaccatgcTTTCATCTCTGGAATCAAGTCAACTTGATCATGatatattatgttttttataCACTGTTAGAttccatttgctagtattttcttgaggatttttgtacCTATGTTCCTCAGGTTTcttggcctgtagttttatttttctgttgggtCCTTGTCTGATTTTGCTGTCAGGgtgatactggtttcatagaatgagctAGGAAAGAATCCCACcaccttgattttttggaaaCTTTCAGTAGGATTGGCACAAGCTCTTCTTTGTATATATGGCAAAtttcaactgtgaatccatctgttcctgcGCTTTCTTGCTGGAAGATGTTTATACTGATTCTTTTCTgttacttgttactggtctgtttaGGGTTTCTATTTTTTTGCCTGTGCGATCTTGGGAAGTCGTATATGtctaggaattcatccatttctctaggttttctagtttatgtgcataaagctGTTCAAAGTAGTCTCTGATGatcgtttgtatttctgtggtgttggtTGTACTGTCAACTtgatcatttctgattgtgcttatttaaaTCTCCTTTTTTTGGTTCGTGTAGTTAGCctctgtcaattttatttatactttcaaaaaaccaacagtTGATTCTTTGTAATGTTTTTGTCTCAGTCTCATTCTTTATCTGTCCTGTCTGAGTTTCCAAGCCAGGGCCACGGTGTTCAGGTGGGGGCAGGACGGGTGCACTGGGGCCGTGCAGCTGGCAAGCCCCATTAGCAGGAAGGAAGCCCCATTTAGCAGGACACAACAGAGGTGGGGAGCTGTGTGGTGCTCAGCTTGGCTGTTTCTGTGCCCCAGCTGTCATATTGATTCTGGGGCCCACAGAGGTGCctggcctcctccctccctgctaaGGCAGTGGCAGCTGGACccaggctactcagggatcagaaGCCTGTGGGACTCCACGTGGGCTCCAGAGGCGCCTCTGCACCATCTCCAGGAACTCCTAGTGTGCCTCTGCAGGCCAAGTGGGGTCAGGGGCTCTCCTGGGACCAGAATTGTAAAGGGCCAAGGCAGGGGTATGGATCCCAGGGGCCTCACACCCACTCACCCTTTCCCTTTGTTAAGGAGCCTCTCATCACTCACCCCTTCCCCTTGTTAGGGGGCCTCTCATCACTCACCCCTTCCCCGTGTTAAGAGCCTCTCCTGGCTCccaccttttctcttctcttctctccgtGTCCTCATGGTTCTCAGGTGAACCCCAGCGTCCTCTTGGAAGATCCACTTGACCTGTTGGTATTTACTCGCCATTTTGGGTCCTCTTGGTGAGTAGGCAGACTCCAGCCCTTTCCATTCAGCCAACTGGAACCTCAACCTCCAGTCATTTTCTTGTCACTTTTTACTCTTGGGAAATCCAGTCCCAATGTGCTCCTCTTTCCTTTgagaatagtttttattttctccagtaattttaaaattacttttaatctATTCTAGGTAGCTTTTACTCTATCATAGTTaagacattaattttatttattaatttgtttgcGGTAAACTcatgttctttcttcatttctataaaaatgtcAACCATTTTCTTTGCAAGTATTTACTGACTAACATACTCATTTCCTTCGTTCTGAAAGTGTGACACATAGAGAGATATCTGTTTCCTCTCCATTCTGTTTCTTGTGCGCAttaattatgttttctattttattcatttctagtttttctctgatgactaatgaaaAATTTAACTGATATTCCACACCAATACAATGTTCATCATTTCAGCTGTGTCTTGTCCTTGATGCAATTATTTCTAAATGTGCTGAtatgatttactatttttcacaTCACAATAGCTTCCTAATTCGTTTCTATAGTTGCCTGTTTTTTCTGTAATGGgcactttgatttttatttctcttgggtggGGTTTTCTCCTATACACGTGATCTTCTATACAGTTTCTCCCAGGGCTCACTCAGGAATGAAAGCTGATGAGGAGCATTGCTGTAGCCGCTTCTACCCTGCAGTGTCCATGCTTCCAAGCTTAGTATCAGCTCTGTGTTGTGCCCCGCATGGTGGGGCCCATGTGAGTCTCACACTCATGTGTGAGAGATGCCCGGTCCAGCAATGATAAAGTGAGTCTGTGTCATGCCCATCTGGGAAAGTGGCTTAGTGCTGAGTGTGGCTGGGGTCACTGAGCGGAGCTATCCCAGGGTCTGTCCACAAATACAGAAGAGGGGGAACCACAGTCTCTCCAGGGTCCCACGGTTTCCTACACTTTTTGCTTTGTTCTGAGAGAGAGACAAAGTGCCATGACTGCTCTGTGGGTTGGACAGATGCCTGTTTCCACCTGCAGGCTGGAACCCAAGCGGAGGTCTTGAATATTCCCAGGTACTGATAAAGCACTTTAGGTTGTTTctagaaaacactgaaaaaattaaCCCTTTTGCTAATTATTGTAGAAACAAGCCCTCTCCTCAACCAAATTCCTGAAACTCTCAAGTTAAACTTTGTAACCCACTCCCTTCACTGCAGACACCCAATAGGAAAGTCACAGGTGCAAGGATGAGATGACTTTGGTCAAACTCATACCCCATAGGGCCAGAAAGGCCTGAAGGAGGGAAGGCTCATGCTTCCAGGTCTCAGATGAGAACTGTTTctaaggacttttaaaaaaaccccacaagaaACTCTTTCATGCCCTTCACCCATCTCCTGCTTTGACAAGGTTTATCACTAGCTATTCTTTAGGATGTCAGGAATTCAGGTAAGATGCTCTCGAGAGAACATTTTCCCAGCAACAACATCTCCTGCAGTGGACCGACAGCAGCTCTGGCTCTGAACCTCTGGAACCAGAGAACTCTGTTTCTAAGCAGCTCTGTCAGCCTCTCCTTTGTTGCTGATAAGAACCTCCTTTACCTCTCTACGTACAGAGAGCTCTCTCTAAGGTGTTTTTCCTCTACTCTTACACCAATCATCAATgatcatcaacacagaagacttgtAGGATCagatgtgtggggtttttttttttttttttttttttttttgagacggagtctcgctctgtcacccaggctggagtgcagtggccagatctcagctcactgcaagctccgcctcccgggtttacgccattctcctgcctcagcctcccgagtagctgggactacaggtgcctgccacctcgcccggctagttttttgtatttttagtagagacggggtttgactgtgttagccaagatggtctcgatctcctgacctcgtgatccgcccgtctcggcttcccaaagtgctgggattacaggcgtgagccaccgcgcccggccatgtgtgggttttttttcccaaacCCAGTAGCTTAGACATCAGCTGGGATGTCTAAGTCAGTTCTGACGCTGTCTACCCAGAGACAGTCCGAGATCCCACAGATTGaaggctcagtccccaagactgccctCCACACCACTGCCAAGTCCAGACCTCCAACCAACTTCAAGTTGGGGATCCCATGACCCcctctttgggtttaatttgctgtagcagctcacagaactcagggagaCATGGACATTTCCTGGTTGAATACAAAGCACACTGCAGAGGACACAGATAAAGAGACGCATAGGAGGAGGCATGGGGGAAGGGGCACGGgacttccatgccctccctgggtgccaccctccaggaaccacTGCATGCTCAGCCATCCAGAAACTCATGAAACCCAGTCCTCTTGGgcttttatggaagcttcatgatGTCAGCATTTCCTCCCACAAGAAACAGGGTGAGACCATCTTCTGGGAGGGTCTTAAGATCCACCATCAGAAAGGCAGGGAACATTAGATTCTTGCCTTGAGCAGGTAaaggaagggcaggaggaggTCAGAGGCCTCCCCTGAGGCCCAACACAGCCAATGttataacaaaagactgtaacaagggctatgggagttaCAAGCAAGGAACCGCGGGTGAAAACCGGTATATATCCCAATATCACACTTCCCTCTCTGGACGCACTGTGTCTTGCCATGCCATGCACTCCAGATTGTAATCCTTGCTTCTCATTCCCAAATACACTCAAAATCCAGGCGACCCTGGAGCAaggcaaccttgaattcctgggatctCTTATATACACACTTTTTCAACCAAACAGGGATCAGAAGTATGTCATTTGTGAGAAGCAAGACCTGCGTGTATGAACAGCAAACTTTTCCTATATGCAGGTCAAGCAGAGACAACATCGAGGCTGGAGTACGGGCAGATTTGGGTACATGTAGCGGGCACTGAAACGAATTGCCTGTGTATCCCAAAAAACAACTGTACTGAGAGATCATATTCTCTagggttttttggttggttggttggttggttggttaaaGCTTTGTGTAGAACACCCAGTGCCTCCTTGTCCATCTCAGGAACATGCTTCTGTGTGGAAGCACATCCTTGAGATGCACAAGCAGACACTGGGCAAGGAGACAAGGATGCCCCACTCTATGGAAGTCCCCCTAATAAATGCTCTATGGACACCCTGGTGTTCAgtgcttctttctttggaatcccaGCAGCTCTATCACTGGACGGTTGGGTGCACTCCCTTGAGGTGACTCCCCTGGGTTGCTTGGGGTCCACTCCAGCCTCAGGTGTGGCTGGAGGACGCAGCCTCCCACCTTCATCTGGAGCCCTGAGCTCCCCCCTGTCATTGCAGATCGTGAGGTTCCTCTCCTGGCTCCACTCAGTGGTGGAAACCTCCACCCTAATGAGCCCTTGATGGTCCCGGGACCCTGTGGCATCTCATCTCTGGCCTCTGTTCTTTCTTGTGGATCCGTCTACCCTTGGGAACTTCCATACCTCTTTTTCTGCTCATGACCTTGATTCTCTGGGTATTTCAGAAATGCCTGATGTACACTTCTCCATTAGGGTCAGGGGCGACATCATGAGTGGATGCATCAACCATCCAACACCAAGATCCTCTCATGTCCCAGACACCTCAGATCTTACCTTGGTCTGGAAATGAAGCACAAATGAGCCCCTCCCAATGTCCCAGGCACCACTGACCCCACGACCACGGTGGCGAGCGGGATTTGTGAAAACAGTCTACAAAGGaaaagactgaggctcagagatggtTCACTAccgcccaaggtcacacaggcagTGGATGATAACCGGTCATTGAATAAATATCagctccctcccccactccccaaatCAAAGCTCAAACATAAGTCATTGTTCCAGAAATGCTGAGCAGGAATTGAGGTGCAGAGGGACGGCCAAGGGCACAGGGGCactaaagaggaaggaaagactCAGAGGTTTGTTCCCAGCTGGGTGGGGCTGGACGCTGtagcaaaaaaagttttaaaaaggggaagttGAGATGGGGACTATTTGGTTGAAAGAAAATTCACAATCCAGTGCCAGGAAAGAAGTCAACTTTTCTTCCCCTATTTCCCTGCATTTCTCCTCTGTGCTCACTGCCACACGCAGCTCAGCCTGGACGGCACAGCCAGATGTGAGATGCGTCTCTGCTGATCTGAGTCTGCCTGCAGCATGGACCTGCGTCTTCCCTGAAGCATCTCCAGGGCTGGAGAGATAATTGGCAAGGTAAGGACCCCACAACCTTGCGCTGATGGATggctgaaggagggagggagacttTGTGGGAGACTGTGAAGGGGAAGCCTCTGCTACCCTCATCTGGAAGGGCAGACACAGGAAGCACCAGTTCTATTTGCCGCTACATCCCGGCTCTCAGTGAGACGAGGATAAACCAGACAGACAGTGGCTGGGGGTCAGGAAAGACCCCATTACAGTCTGAAATGTCTGCAGAGGGCCCGGTGCCTGCCCCAACCTCAGACCTAAAGGAATGACAGCCAGGTTCCTGGGGAGGGCAGTTCCGCTTCCTGTGTGGCTGCAGATGACAAAATCCCATGACAAGAAGGGCCCAGCCTCCGAGTGTCCACacctgtgtgtctctgtcctgCCAGCACCAAGGGCTCATCCATCCGCAGAGCAGGACAGTGGGAGGAGAAGCTATGACCTCCATTCTCATGGTCCTGATCTGTCTCGGTGAGATTTGAAGAGGGAGGGGAGATTCTAACCTAGGAGGGGCCTCACCCCACAGCCAAACTTTGGTGCATAAGGAGACCCCAGGGGCTCACAAAGATCCCAGGGAGGGGAGGACCTGCTCAGGCTTCAGGGGCAAATCTCTCACAGGGAACTCTCTTCCAGGGCTGAGTCTGGGCTCCAGGACCCACGTGCAGGCAGGTGAGTCTGTCCCCAGCTGTCCCAggtccctcctcctccctggggaCAAGGGGCCACCCCTGTGCagctggggatggggaagagCAGATCTGGGCTGACTGATGGGGGCATCTGGAGGGTCCTGCAGCCAAGAGCTGAGATCTGTTGGGTGGGAAATGACTTAGAATCCGATCTGTGATTTCCTTTTAGGAATCCTCCCCGCCAAGCCCACACTCTGGGCTGAGCCAGGGTCTATGATCAGCGAGGGGAGTCCCGTGACCCTCAGGTGTCAGGGGAGCCTTCAGGTTCAGGACTACCGTCTATATAGGGAAAAAAACCCAGCATCCTGGGTTAGACGGATACGACAAGAGCTTGTCAAGAAGGGCTATTTCGCCATTGGATTCATCACCTGGGAACACACAGGGCAGTATCGCTGTCAGTATTACAGCCGCAGTTCGTGGTCAGAGCCCAGCGACCCCCTGGAGCTGGTGGTGATAGGTGAGAGGACCTATCTCTCTgtcccagccccaggctctgTCTTCAGGAAGGGGGTCGGCTCTCAGGGGCGTCTCCCTCTCACAGCCCAGCCCTGGGGATGATGTGGGAGGTGGGAGCCCATTTAACACGGTGCCGCCTTCTCTCCCAGGAGCCTACAGCAAACCCACCCtctcagccctgcccagccctatGGTGGCCTCAGGAGGGAACGTGACTCTCCAGTGTGACTCACAGGTGGCATTTGATGGCTTCATTCTGTGTAAGGAAGGAGAAGATGAACACCCACAACGTCTCAACTCCCACTTCCATGCCCGTGGCTGGTCCTGGGCCGTCTTCTCCGTGGGCCCCGTGAGCCCGAGTCGCAGGTGGTCGTACCGGTGCTATGGTTATGACTCACGCTTTCCCTATGTGTGGTCTTTACCCAGTGATCTCCTGGAGCTCCTGGTCCCAGGTGAGAAATTCACAGCATTGTCTGGAGTTCCCTGAGTCTCCAGGCAGGTGGGGAGGAGCCGCGTCTCAGGGCAGCGCCAGGTGGGATGATGTTGGGACGAGAGGGCTCAGGGCTCCTGGGGTCAGAGACACGGGAAGATCAGCAGTGGTGAGGCccagggggagagggagggtttGTGGGGAAGCCTGAGGGTCGCTCCTGGAAACCGTGAGCACCTTTTCCCAGGTGTTTCTAAGAAGCCGTCACTCTCAGTGCAGCCGGGTCCTGTCGTGGCCCGTGGGGAGAGCCTGACCCTCCAGTGTGGCTCTGATGTCGGCTACGGCAGATTTGCTCTGTACAAGGAGGGAGAAGGTGACCTCCTCCAGCGCCCTGGCCGGCAGCCCCAGGCTGGGCTCTCCCAGGCCAACTTCCTCCTGGGCCCTGTGAGCCGCTCCCACGGGGGCCAGTACAGATGCTACGGTGCACACAACCTCTCCTCCGAGTGGTCGGCCCCCAGTGACCCCCTGGACATCCTGATCGCAGGTGAGGAGCCCAGCGGGTTCAGTCAGGGACCCAGGCTCTGCACAGGCCCCGCCGGGGGAGCCCAGGTGGTGCTGGCTGGGATGAGGGGTGGGGGTCccaagggagagagagacagacagagacaggggatgggtggggagagggagactcagagaaaacagagacagagactgagGGTCCCAGATAGAAGCCTGGAGAGGCGTCAGCTCAGAACCAGGTGGGGCAGCCCCTCACCCATCCTTCTTCTCTCCAGGACAGATCCGTGGCACACCCTTCATCTCAGTGCAGCCGGGCCCCAAGGTGGCCTCAGGAGAGAACGTGACCCTGCTCTGTCAGTCCTCGTGGCAGTTCCACGCTTTCCTTCTGACCCAGGCGGGAGCAGCTGATGCCCACCTCCATCTAAGATCAATGTACAAATATCCCAAGCACCAGGCTGAATTTCCCATGAGTCCTGTGACCTCAGCCCACGCGGGGACCTACAGGTGCTACGGCTCACACAGCTCTGACTCCTACCTGCTGTCCGTCCCCAGTGACCCCCTGGAGCTCGTGGTCTCAGGTGAGGGCCCTCACCCTGTCCTCTCTGAGCCCAAAGACTCAgctctggccctgcccccagGAGAGCTCTGGGCTGGGATGAAGTGAGTGGGGGTGCGACGGGGGTCTCTGCCAGAGGGAGACTCACTCATCAGAGGGGAGGAGGACAACGGCTCCCCCGAAGGCATGCCCACCCTCAGCGGCATCGCCAGCATCATGAACAGGAgaggtgggtggagggagaggctggggagACCACAGCCCCCACGTAGAGAAATTTGGTTTGAGGTGCAGACTTCAGGGAAGCCCCAGCTCCTCAGCCTTCTCTCATTCTTTAACCCAGGACCCTCCGGAGGCCCCAGCtcccccacaacaggccccacctccacatGTGGTAAGTCACTGCGGCTTCTGGACTCAG comes from Macaca fascicularis isolate 582-1 chromosome 19, T2T-MFA8v1.1 and encodes:
- the LOC102120967 gene encoding leukocyte immunoglobulin-like receptor subfamily B member 1 isoform X18, whose amino-acid sequence is MISEGSPVTLRCQGSLQVQDYRLYREKNPASWVRRIRQELVKKGYFAIGFITWEHTGQYRCQYYSRSSWSEPSDPLELVVIGAYSKPTLSALPSPMVASGGNVTLQCDSQVAFDGFILCKEGEDEHPQRLNSHFHARGWSWAVFSVGPVSPSRRWSYRCYGYDSRFPYVWSLPSDLLELLVPGVSKKPSLSVQPGPVVARGESLTLQCGSDVGYGRFALYKEGEGDLLQRPGRQPQAGLSQANFLLGPVSRSHGGQYRCYGAHNLSSEWSAPSDPLDILIAGQIRGTPFISVQPGPKVASGENVTLLCQSSWQFHAFLLTQAGAADAHLHLRSMYKYPKHQAEFPMSPVTSAHAGTYRCYGSHSSDSYLLSVPSDPLELVVSGPSGGPSSPTTGPTSTCGPEDQSLTPTGSAPQSGLGRHLGVVTGVLVAFVLLLFLLLLLFLVLRHRRQGKRWTSAQRKADFQHPAGAVEPEPRDRGLQRRSSPAADTQEENLYAAVKDTQPEDGVELDSQSPHDEDPQAVTYARVKHSGPRREMASPPSPLSEEFLDTKDTQAEEDRQMDTQASPFLSRPPALPHPHHIPSLSLSPTAGCCI
- the LOC102120967 gene encoding leukocyte immunoglobulin-like receptor subfamily B member 1 isoform X9; amino-acid sequence: MTSILMVLICLGLSLGSRTHVQAGILPAKPTLWAEPGSMISEGSPVTLRCQGSLQVQDYRLYREKNPASWVRRIRQELVKKGYFAIGFITWEHTGQYRCQYYSRSSWSEPSDPLELVVIGAYSKPTLSALPSPMVASGGNVTLQCDSQVAFDGFILCKEGEDEHPQRLNSHFHARGWSWAVFSVGPVSPSRRWSYRCYGYDSRFPYVWSLPSDLLELLVPGVSKKPSLSVQPGPVVARGESLTLQCGSDVGYGRFALYKEGEGDLLQRPGRQPQAGLSQANFLLGPVSRSHGGQYRCYGAHNLSSEWSAPSDPLDILIAGQIRGTPFISVQPGPKVASGENVTLLCQSSWQFHAFLLTQAGAADAHLHLRSMYKYPKHQAEFPMSPVTSAHAGTYRCYGSHSSDSYLLSVPSDPLELVVSGPSGGPSSPTTGPTSTCAGPEDQSLTPTGSAPQSGLGRHLGVVTGVLVAFVLLLFLLLLLFLVLRHRRQGKRWTSAQRKADFQHPAGAVEPEPRDRGLQRRSSPAADTQEENLYAAVKDTQPEDGVELDSQSPHDEDPQAVTYARVKHSGPRREMASPPSPLSEEFLDTKDTQAEEDRQMDTQAAASEDPQDVTYAQLQSLTLRRETTEPPPPQERAPPVESSIYATLTIH
- the LOC102120967 gene encoding leukocyte immunoglobulin-like receptor subfamily B member 2 isoform X15 → MTSILMVLICLGLSLGSRTHVQAGILPAKPTLWAEPGSMISEGSPVTLRCQGSLQVQDYRLYREKNPASWVRRIRQELVKKGYFAIGFITWEHTGQYRCQYYSRSSWSEPSDPLELVVIGAYSKPTLSALPSPMVASGGNVTLQCDSQVAFDGFILCKEGEDEHPQRLNSHFHARGWSWAVFSVGPVSPSRRWSYRCYGYDSRFPYVWSLPSDLLELLVPGVSKKPSLSVQPGPVVARGESLTLQCGSDVGYGRFALYKEGEGDLLQRPGRQPQAGLSQANFLLGPVSRSHGGQYRCYGAHNLSSEWSAPSDPLDILIAGQIRGTPFISVQPGPKVASGENVTLLCQSSWQFHAFLLTQAGAADAHLHLRSMYKYPKHQAEFPMSPVTSAHAGTYRCYGSHSSDSYLLSVPSDPLELVVSGPSGGPSSPTTGPTSTCAGPEDQSLTPTGSAPQSGLGRHLGVVTGVLVAFVLLLFLLLLLFLVLRHRRQGKRWTSAQRKADFQHPAGAVEPEPRDRGLQRRSSPAADTQEENLYAAVKDTQPEDGVELDSQAAASEDPQDVTYAQLQSLTLRRETTEPPPPQERAPPVESSIYATLTIH
- the LOC102120967 gene encoding leukocyte immunoglobulin-like receptor subfamily B member 2 isoform X16 is translated as MTSILMVLICLGLSLGSRTHVQAGILPAKPTLWAEPGSMISEGSPVTLRCQGSLQVQDYRLYREKNPASWVRRIRQELVKKGYFAIGFITWEHTGQYRCQYYSRSSWSEPSDPLELVVIGAYSKPTLSALPSPMVASGGNVTLQCDSQVAFDGFILCKEGEDEHPQRLNSHFHARGWSWAVFSVGPVSPSRRWSYRCYGYDSRFPYVWSLPSDLLELLVPGVSKKPSLSVQPGPVVARGESLTLQCGSDVGYGRFALYKEGEGDLLQRPGRQPQAGLSQANFLLGPVSRSHGGQYRCYGAHNLSSEWSAPSDPLDILIAGQIRGTPFISVQPGPKVASGENVTLLCQSSWQFHAFLLTQAGAADAHLHLRSMYKYPKHQAEFPMSPVTSAHAGTYRCYGSHSSDSYLLSVPSDPLELVVSGPSGGPSSPTTGPTSTCGPEDQSLTPTGSAPQSGLGRHLGVVTGVLVAFVLLLFLLLLLFLVLRHRRQGKRWTSAQRKADFQHPAGAVEPEPRDRGLQRRSSPAADTQEENLYAAVKDTQPEDGVELDSQAAASEDPQDVTYAQLQSLTLRRETTEPPPPQERAPPVESSIYATLTIH
- the LOC102120967 gene encoding leukocyte immunoglobulin-like receptor subfamily B member 2 isoform X19 produces the protein MTSILMVLICLGLSLGSRTHVQAGAYSKPTLSALPSPMVASGGNVTLQCDSQVAFDGFILCKEGEDEHPQRLNSHFHARGWSWAVFSVGPVSPSRRWSYRCYGYDSRFPYVWSLPSDLLELLVPGVSKKPSLSVQPGPVVARGESLTLQCGSDVGYGRFALYKEGEGDLLQRPGRQPQAGLSQANFLLGPVSRSHGGQYRCYGAHNLSSEWSAPSDPLDILIAGQIRGTPFISVQPGPKVASGENVTLLCQSSWQFHAFLLTQAGAADAHLHLRSMYKYPKHQAEFPMSPVTSAHAGTYRCYGSHSSDSYLLSVPSDPLELVVSGPSGGPSSPTTGPTSTCAGPEDQSLTPTGSAPQSGLGRHLGVVTGVLVAFVLLLFLLLLLFLVLRHRRQGKRWTSAQRKADFQHPAGAVEPEPRDRGLQRRSSPAADTQEENLYAAVKDTQPEDGVELDSQAAASEDPQDVTYAQLQSLTLRRETTEPPPPQERAPPVESSIYATLTIH
- the LOC102120967 gene encoding leukocyte immunoglobulin-like receptor subfamily B member 1 isoform X17, which gives rise to MISEGSPVTLRCQGSLQVQDYRLYREKNPASWVRRIRQELVKKGYFAIGFITWEHTGQYRCQYYSRSSWSEPSDPLELVVIGAYSKPTLSALPSPMVASGGNVTLQCDSQVAFDGFILCKEGEDEHPQRLNSHFHARGWSWAVFSVGPVSPSRRWSYRCYGYDSRFPYVWSLPSDLLELLVPGVSKKPSLSVQPGPVVARGESLTLQCGSDVGYGRFALYKEGEGDLLQRPGRQPQAGLSQANFLLGPVSRSHGGQYRCYGAHNLSSEWSAPSDPLDILIAGQIRGTPFISVQPGPKVASGENVTLLCQSSWQFHAFLLTQAGAADAHLHLRSMYKYPKHQAEFPMSPVTSAHAGTYRCYGSHSSDSYLLSVPSDPLELVVSGPSGGPSSPTTGPTSTCAGPEDQSLTPTGSAPQSGLGRHLGVVTGVLVAFVLLLFLLLLLFLVLRHRRQGKRWTSAQRKADFQHPAGAVEPEPRDRGLQRRSSPAADTQEENLYAAVKDTQPEDGVELDSQSPHDEDPQAVTYARVKHSGPRREMASPPSPLSEEFLDTKDTQAEEDRQMDTQASPFLSRPPALPHPHHIPSLSLSPTAGCCI